Proteins encoded in a region of the Azospirillum sp. TSH58 genome:
- a CDS encoding ABC transporter substrate-binding protein, giving the protein MRRVVRAVAALALGALLTAGSAAAADKVRVGSKLDAESGLLGTMILQVLEANGIPVENKIQLGPTRIVRSALLAGEIDVYPEYTGNGAFFFNLDSDPAWKNAAAGYETVKQLDRDKNNIVWLAPAPANNTWAIALRRDVAAPNNLATMEDFSRWVGAGGTAKLAASAEFVESPAALPSFQKSYGFTLKPDQILVLAGGDTAATIRAAAEGTSGVNTAMVYGTDGAIAALDLVVMKDTKSAQMVYAPAPTIRDGVLDAHPKIRDLLDPVFKSLDTETLRGLNAKISVEGQDPRTVATTYLKSKGFLN; this is encoded by the coding sequence ATGCGGCGTGTGGTTCGGGCGGTGGCCGCCCTGGCGCTGGGAGCGCTGCTGACGGCGGGGAGCGCCGCGGCGGCGGACAAGGTCCGTGTCGGATCGAAGCTGGACGCCGAAAGCGGCCTGCTCGGCACCATGATCCTTCAGGTGCTGGAGGCCAACGGCATCCCGGTGGAGAACAAGATCCAGCTCGGCCCCACCCGGATCGTGCGCAGCGCCCTGCTGGCCGGGGAGATCGACGTCTATCCGGAATACACCGGCAATGGCGCCTTCTTCTTCAACCTCGACAGCGATCCGGCCTGGAAGAACGCCGCCGCCGGCTACGAGACGGTGAAGCAGCTCGACCGCGACAAGAACAACATCGTCTGGCTGGCCCCGGCACCGGCGAACAACACCTGGGCCATCGCGCTGCGCCGCGACGTGGCGGCGCCCAACAACCTCGCCACCATGGAGGATTTCTCGCGCTGGGTCGGTGCCGGCGGCACGGCGAAGCTCGCCGCCTCGGCGGAGTTCGTGGAAAGCCCGGCGGCGCTGCCCTCCTTCCAGAAATCCTACGGCTTCACGCTGAAGCCCGACCAGATCCTGGTGCTGGCCGGCGGCGACACGGCGGCGACCATCCGCGCGGCGGCCGAGGGCACGTCCGGCGTGAACACCGCCATGGTCTACGGCACGGACGGCGCCATCGCCGCTCTGGACCTCGTGGTCATGAAGGACACCAAGAGCGCGCAGATGGTCTACGCGCCGGCCCCGACCATCCGCGACGGCGTGCTGGACGCCCATCCGAAGATCCGCGACCTGCTGGACCCGGTCTTCAAATCCCTGGACACCGAGACCCTGCGCGGTCTGAACGCGAAGATTTCCGTGGAGGGGCAGGACCCGCGGACGGTCGCCACGACCTATCTGAAGTCGAAAGGCTTTCTGAACTGA